In Gemmata obscuriglobus, a single genomic region encodes these proteins:
- a CDS encoding biotin--[acetyl-CoA-carboxylase] ligase, with translation MSAPLPRETRSFDTAHIGRRVLVYDAVESTNTLGAALGAADPEASGLVLIADHQLAGRGQYGRTWVSRPGSSLLMSVVLRPPPAIRRPVVLTAWVAVAVADAVFALSGAQARIKWPNDLLIDGKKICGILIEQTSSGDGTIAVAGLGLNLTQTAADFAHANLLTATSLHAVSGGSYDPRGAAEVVVGALDREYARLLAGERAGVEAGWKRRIGLLGRAVRVELVGGAWTTGRLLDVSFDGLELEDAAGFVRVVPPESVSHLWPV, from the coding sequence GTGAGCGCCCCTCTTCCCCGAGAAACGAGGAGCTTCGACACCGCCCACATCGGGCGGCGGGTGCTCGTTTACGACGCGGTCGAAAGCACCAACACGCTCGGCGCGGCCCTCGGCGCTGCGGACCCGGAGGCGAGCGGACTGGTCCTGATCGCCGACCACCAGCTCGCGGGCCGCGGCCAGTACGGGCGCACCTGGGTCAGCCGGCCCGGCAGCTCGCTGCTGATGTCGGTGGTGTTACGCCCCCCGCCCGCGATCCGCCGCCCGGTCGTTCTAACCGCCTGGGTCGCGGTCGCGGTCGCGGACGCGGTTTTCGCCCTATCCGGAGCGCAGGCCCGAATTAAGTGGCCGAATGACTTACTCATCGACGGGAAAAAAATCTGCGGCATCCTGATCGAGCAGACCAGCAGCGGGGACGGCACAATCGCCGTCGCCGGGCTCGGACTGAACCTCACCCAGACGGCGGCCGATTTCGCGCACGCCAACCTTCTGACCGCGACCTCGCTGCACGCGGTGTCGGGAGGATCGTATGACCCACGCGGCGCGGCCGAAGTGGTCGTCGGCGCGCTGGACCGGGAGTACGCCCGTCTCTTGGCGGGCGAGCGGGCCGGGGTGGAAGCCGGGTGGAAGCGGCGGATCGGGCTGCTCGGCCGTGCGGTGCGGGTCGAACTCGTCGGAGGAGCGTGGACCACCGGGCGCCTCCTCGACGTGAGTTTCGACGGACTGGAACTCGAGGACGCCGCCGGGTTTGTGCGGGTGGTCCCCCCGGAGTCGGTGTCTCACCTCTGGCCGGTTTGA
- a CDS encoding phenylacetate--CoA ligase family protein, whose product MPSILLNTPSERLRGAQLDAVRHLLARVLTGNEFYRRKLGALAPASLRTFDDFVQLPFTTKAELIADQLERPPYGTNLSFPLDRYTRFHQTSGTTSGRPLHWLDTSETWDWLTGCWATNFALIGLRPTDRLFFPFSFGPFLGFWTAFEAAARCGFLVMPGGGLSSTARLRFLLDHRCTVLFATPTYALHLAEIASKEGIDLASSAVRALVVAGEPGGNIPGTRQRLEAVWGARVFDHYGMTEIGPVAVEAEGRPGELYLLESDYLAEVVDPQTGRPVPDGDTGELVLTNLGRTGSPLIRYRTGDLIRMAPAPDPTGRTWRRLEGGVLGRADDMIHVRGNNVYPGALESIIRRFADVAEYRIHVDRRNPLADLRLEIEPVAGDGHALAEEVGRAVRDALCFRIDVSAAPPGSLPRFEMKARRVVYQK is encoded by the coding sequence ATGCCGAGCATCCTCCTCAACACTCCCAGCGAACGGCTCCGGGGCGCGCAACTGGACGCGGTGCGGCACCTGCTCGCCCGCGTGCTCACGGGTAACGAGTTCTACCGCCGCAAGCTCGGTGCCCTTGCCCCCGCCTCGCTTCGCACGTTCGACGACTTCGTTCAACTGCCGTTCACGACGAAAGCCGAGCTGATCGCCGACCAACTTGAGCGCCCGCCCTACGGTACGAACCTCAGTTTCCCGCTCGACCGCTACACCCGCTTCCATCAGACGTCCGGCACCACCAGCGGGCGCCCGTTGCACTGGCTCGACACCTCGGAAACCTGGGACTGGCTGACCGGGTGCTGGGCGACCAACTTTGCCCTCATCGGGCTGCGCCCCACCGACCGGCTGTTCTTCCCGTTCTCGTTCGGGCCGTTCCTGGGGTTCTGGACCGCGTTCGAGGCCGCGGCCCGGTGCGGGTTCCTGGTGATGCCCGGGGGCGGCCTCAGCAGCACCGCCCGGCTGCGGTTCTTGCTCGACCACCGCTGCACGGTCCTGTTCGCCACCCCGACCTACGCGCTGCATTTGGCGGAGATCGCGTCAAAGGAGGGAATCGATCTGGCGTCGAGCGCCGTTCGCGCCCTGGTGGTTGCGGGGGAACCGGGGGGCAACATTCCGGGCACCCGGCAGCGCCTCGAAGCGGTCTGGGGCGCCCGCGTGTTCGACCACTACGGGATGACCGAAATCGGGCCGGTGGCGGTAGAGGCTGAGGGCCGTCCGGGTGAGTTGTACCTGCTCGAATCGGACTACTTGGCCGAGGTGGTGGACCCTCAAACCGGCCGCCCCGTGCCGGACGGCGACACCGGCGAGTTGGTCCTCACGAACCTGGGCCGGACCGGCAGCCCGCTGATCCGGTACCGCACCGGCGACCTGATCCGGATGGCGCCCGCCCCCGACCCCACGGGCCGCACCTGGCGGCGGCTGGAAGGTGGCGTGTTAGGCCGCGCGGATGATATGATCCACGTCCGCGGGAATAATGTCTACCCGGGCGCGCTGGAGAGCATCATCCGCCGGTTCGCGGATGTCGCCGAGTACCGCATCCACGTGGACCGCCGGAACCCTCTGGCGGACCTGCGGCTGGAGATCGAGCCCGTAGCCGGGGACGGGCACGCGCTCGCCGAAGAGGTGGGCCGCGCGGTCCGCGACGCGCTGTGCTTCCGCATTGATGTGAGCGCCGCACCGCCCGGCTCGCTCCCCCGGTTCGAGATGAAGGCCCGCCGGGTCGTGTACCAGAAGTAG